The sequence below is a genomic window from Fluoribacter dumoffii NY 23.
GCACTTAAAAAATGTTCTGCATTCTTTAAATTCTGGGTAAACATAGCTGAAGACAACCCCTGCGGGACATGATTTTGTAGAGCAATTGCCTCATCAATTGTTTGAAAAGGCATAACATATAAAATCGGAGCAAACGTTTCTTCCTGTACAATATCCCAATGATTTTTCACATCACATACCAATGTGGGTTGCACAAAAAAGCCAGGGCGATGCAGCTGTTCTCCGCCAAAGATAATTTGGCCGCCTGCTTCTTTAATTCGGGATATTGCCTGATTAAACTGTTCTACAGCATGTTTATCAATTAGAGGTCCCATTAAGTTTTTCTTATCTAAAGGATCACCTATTGTTACCTGTTCATATGCAAAACGTAAACGCTCAACAACATAATCATACTTGGTATGATGAACAAACAGACGCCGAGTGGAAGTACATCGTTGTCCGGCAGTTCCCACAGCGCCAAAAACAATGGCCGGAATTGCTAAATGAAGATCAGCCGACTCATCAAGAATTATGGCATTATTGCCGCCTAACTCTAAAATCGTTTTACCCAGACGTGAAGCCACTTTTGCAGCTACTTCTTTTCCTACTGCGGTGGAACCGGTAAATGAGATAAGTGGTATGCGCTTATCATTAACCATAGTTTCGACTACATCATGGCTTTCCGGAATAACCAGACTAAATATTTCGGGACAACCATTAATTCTTAATACATCATTGCAAATATGCTGAACTGCTACCGCACACAAAGGTGTTTTTGCTGAAGGCTTCCAGACGGTCACATTACCACAAATAGCCGACAGAAATGCATTCCAGGACCAAACGGCAACAGGAAAGTTAAAGGCTGAAATCACGCCGACAATTCCATAGGGATGCCATTGCTCATACATTCTGTGCTGAGGACGCTCGGAATGCATGCTGTTTCCATAGAGCATTCGTGACTGACCTACTGCAAAATCAGCTATATCAATCATTTCCTGAACCTCACCATCCCCTTCTTGTTTGGACTTTCCCATCTCCAGGGACACCAGACTGCCCAAGGCATCTTTATGTTCACGTAATGCTTGACCTATTTGTCTTATTATTTCGCCTCTTTTGGGAGCAGGAACTTTTCTCCACTCATGTGCAGCATGCTGCGCACGGGTCATTATTTCCTCATAGTCCTCGCTGGTGCAGGTTGCGATTTCTGCGAGTTTTTCTCCATTTGCTGGATTATAAGAGATTAATTTATGCTCATGTACTCCACTTTGCCAACCCTGACCACTAAAGGCTCCCGGATTAACAGCGTGAATTTTCAAGCGTTTTAATATGTCCATTCATTATCTCCAAAGTAACCCGGATAAATAATGTATTACCCGGGAACAGTACAACGCCATTGCAGGTTACGCGTAATAGCGACCAAAGCGATTTTCCAAAATAGCAGCTAAATGAAACTTTTCCTGTAATATCAAGCCTTTGTATTCATTAGATTGGCCCATAACCAAATCTACTACAGCACAGACACCTGAAGCAGTGCTTATTTGAATTGCTGACCATTCCAGTCCACAAATTTCTTCAGGATAAATCTTTTTCACGTAATTTTTTTCTGTCAGCTCACCCCTTTTTATTCCTTCGACAGAAACATAAACAATAACCAGATCTTGATATGTTTTAGGGATAGAGTTTTCCAAAATACGTTTTAAAGTCGGTCTGTCCTGGTTGAGTCGTAAGTCATTCATCAATAAACGCATTTTTGAACAATGGCCGGGATAGCGCATTGTCTTATAATTCATGGTCTGGACTTTTCCAGCATGGATTTCTGCCAAACTTCCAAGTCCACCAGATGTGTTGAACGCTTCATATTCACAACCATCAATTTGAATGGTCTCCAATCCTTCCAAAGGTGCTAAAGTTACCGCTCTCCCATACTTAATTGCATAACAGGGATTGCCGTATTCATTGATTACCCCGTCGGTAGACCAGGTTAATGAATATTGAAGGGCATTATTGGCATTTTGTGGAAGAGCTCCCACACGCAATTTCACATGATGGCTTTCTTCAAATTCCTGCATGAGGCTGTTTGCTGCAATGCTGATAAATCCAGGAGCCAAACCGCATTGAGGAACAAAGGCGGTCTCGGCATCAAGAGCAATGGCCTTTATTGCTTCGGTAACTGCTGTATCTTCGGTAAGATCGAAATAATGTGCTTTAGCCGCTTTTGCCGCTTCAGCTACATAGGTATTTAAAAAATATGGAAGGCTGGAGATAACAGCCACAATATCATGCTTTTCCATATATGCCTGGGTTGACTGTTGATCCCGAACATCCAAGGCTACCGTTTTAATTTTGGGTACTGCTTCCAACAGCCTTTTTACATCTGATCCATTGAAATCTATATCTACTAAATGGACCTGGTAGGAACCGCTATCTGATAATAAACATGCGATTAAGCTACCAATTTTCCCTGCGCCAGTAATCATTACATTATACATTTAATCCCTCTCCCATTATAAAACGGGATCATCCTACACAAATTATTGAGACTTGAATAGTATTCTTGAAAGTATGTGCATGACAAAATAACAATTTTTTAAATTGGGTGTTATTTTTAATTTTGATGCATAATATTGAAAAAGGGCTATATTAAATGGTGAAGCTACAAAGGGAATTGGTCATGAGTAAATCCAAAATAAAATATTCCAAACCTGCCGAGAAAGCTCAAAAACCTTTATCAACTGATCTTGAAGCAAATGATTATGAGGGAATCAGTTTCGATAGGTTATTTCACGCCACACTCAGTCAATTTAGCACCTGGCTCTCACCAGGCACGCTGATAATGTCTTTTGCAGATTGGTTAATCTATTTGTTCTTTGCACCAGCAAAACGCGCCGATTTAAACAAAGATGCCCTCAAAAAATTAGGGTATTTATTATTGTACATTCAACAACAGAGCCAGGGTAAATGCGAGCCTTGTATTGAAGTACGCCAGACGGATCATCGCTTTCAAAATGAATTGTGGTCAGCTTTTCCATTCAATATATACACCCAATCTTTTTTATTAACTGAAGGATGGTGGAATGATGCAACATCCCATCTTCGCGGAGTTTCCAAGCATCACGGGAATGTTGTTAATTTTGTAACACGCCAATTTCTAGATGTGTTTTCCCCATCAAATTTTCCTGGAATGAATCCTGAGGTCATTTCCACCACCATGATTGAAGGCGGGATGAATTTCATAAACGGTTGGAGTAATTTAATAGAAGACATTATCCGCCATTTAAATAACAAACCCCCCGCAGGCGCTGAGCAATATAAAGTGGGTCAGAATGTAGCGGTAACTTCTGGTAAAGTTGTATATAGAAATCATTTAATTGAGCTAATCCAATATGAACCCACAACGTCAACAGTATATCCGGAACCGATATTAATCGTCCCCGCCTGGATCATGAAATATTATATTCTGGACCTCTCACCAAATAACTCCATGGTGAAGTTCCTGGTGGATAAAGGACATACTGTATTTATGATTTCCTGGAAAAATCCAACCTCCGAAGATAAGGATCTGGATCTTTCTGATTATGCGGTATATGGGGTGATGGATGCCCTAAAAGCCATCAATCAAATTATTCCACAAGAAAAAGTTCACACCGTAGGATATTGTATTGGAGGAACTTTATTAACGATGGTTGCAGCCCGAATGGCAGCTAAAGGAGATGACCTTCTAAAAACAATGACCTTATTCGCAGCACAGACAGATTTTGAGGAAGCCGGAGAACTGCAGTTATTTATTGACGAGAACCAGCTTACCTATATTGAAGATATTATGTGGGAAAAAGGATATTTAGACGGGGCTCAGATGGCCGGTGCATTTAGTATGTTACGGTCTATAGATCTCGTTTGGTCCCGTATTGTTTATGATTATTTATTGGGTAAACGACAAAAAATGAGCGATCTGATGGCTTGGGATTATGATACTACCCGAATGCCTTATAAGATGCATAGCCAGTATTTACGTTATTTATTTTTGAATAATGATTTGGTTGAAGGCCGTTTAAAAATTCATAATGAAAATATTAATCTGGCGGATATTAAAATCCCGATTTTTGCAGTAAGTACTACAAAAGATCACATAGCACCCTGGAAATCGGTATATAAAATTCATTACTTTACTGACAGCGACATTACCTTCGTTTTGGCTAATGCTGGACATAATACAGGTATTGTTAATGTGCCCGGAGAGCCTGGACGAACTTATCAAATGCTTACTCATAAATTAGAGGACAAACATTTGGCGCCCGATGTCTGGGTAGAAAGAGCTCCTCATTTCCAGGATTCTTGGTGGCCGGCATGGGAAAAGTGGCTTGCAGGCTATTCAGGAACCAAAATGAAACCGCCTCAAATGGGTAACCCGGAAAAAGAGATGCGACCAATTTGTGATGCACCAGGCACTTATGTTCTGAAAAAATAAAGCAGCCGCTGCTCAACTTCTTTCCATCTTGTTTTTCTGACATACCAGAACTGATGGTATATACTGAGGGTATGCCAAAATTACAAAATATTTCCGTAATCCTTGACCTGACTTAAGGACTCAATTATCTTATCGTTTTATAAATTTTTAACAGCCATGAAGCAAACTGCTTTAGCCAATTCTTTCCCGTTGAACCCATCAATTCGTCTTGGCTACATTAAATACTTCCTAGTATTTATAGCAGGCTTGCTGGCGCCCTTCGGTTTCGCTCCGTTCCACATACCAGGCTTAACGCTCATAAGTTTGGCATTTTTCTATTCGAGTTTACAAAATTGCTCTAGAAAACAGGCACTTTCTTTAGGTTTTTTTTACGGGATAGGTTACTTCGGTTTCGGAGTTTCCTGGGTTATAGTAAGTATTCATGATTATGGCCAGCTAAATTATTTTCTTTCCGGGTTGGTTACCTTGATTTTTATTATGTATCTTTCGCTGTTTCCAGCCCTGGTTGCTTATTTTTATAAATTGCTCGAGTTTCAAAATCGCAAACTGCTGTCGCTCACCCTTTTTTGTGTCTTATGGTGTCTGAGTGAATATTGTCGTGCCAATTTATTCACTGGCTTTCCCTGGTTATTTGTAGGAACCCCTCTTATTGATACGCCAATAAAATACATTACCCCTGTTTTAGGCGTCTATGGATTAAGTTTATTGTGCGTCCTTATTGCAACCTTACTGACTTTAGCGTTAGCCCCAAATACCCCCAAGCGCCCCCATTATTTAATTGCTATTGTACTCATTCTTATCAGTCCTATGCTGTGTAAAAATGTTTCATGGTCACAAATCAAATACGAACCCATCAGCATCGGCGCTGTGCAAGCAAACTTGTCCATGCGCGATAAATGGGATGAAACCTTATTTTGGAACTTACTTAAATATTATGAAAATGCCATTAATAAACTTTTAGGGAAACAATTAATCATTTTACCCGAATCAGCCATTCCCCTTCCTGCAAGTTATCTGGATAAATATTTGCTTAATTTAAATAACAAAGCATTGAAAGCTAAAAGCGCATTAATGCTAGGCATTTTACAACCTACAAATGATAGGGAAACTAATTATTACAATTCGGTAATCACACTAGGACAAGCAAAAGGAAAAAAACTCAAGCGCCAATTAGTCCCCTTTGGAGAATATATTCCCAAACCCCTGGTTACGATTAATCGTTGGTTAAATTTACCAGAACCGAACTTGTTGCCAGGAAAACGCAAACAATCATTAATTCGGATTGAAAACCGCCCAATAGCAAGCCTTATTTGTTATGAGATTGCTTATCCTGAAATATTGCGTGAACAAATGCCCAAAGCCCAATGGATTGTTTCAATTAGCGACAATGGCTGGTTTGGACATTCATTAGCCGGATATCAACAACTTCAAATGGCGCAAATACTTTCCCTGCTTACAGGACGCTATCAAGTAGTTGTCAATAACGATGGCCTCTCCTCAGTAATTGACGCCAATGGAGATATAATCGACAGTCTTCCCCCATTTAGCTCGGGACTCTTGCAAAGCAGTATATTTCCTGCTGAAGGTTTAACTCCATGGATAATTTGGCAGGAGTATCCTTCTCTTATTTTTTGTTCAATTTTTCTTATTTTTGTACTTTTTATTCAACTTCGTCGCTTATTCCAGTAATAATCTATTGCTGGCAGAGACAAGAGGAGTTATCCTTAGCGGTTTAGAGTCACTTAAAAAATTGGACTATGGATAATACCTATATACCACAAGAAGTTGAGGAACAAGCTCAACAGTATTGGCATAAAAAACAATCATTTAATGTTTCAGAAGATTTAAACAGAGAGAAATTTTATTGTTTATCCATGTTTCCCTACCCGAGTGGAACCTTGCACATGGGGCATGTTCGCAACTACACCATTGGAGACGTTATTGCCCGTTATCAACGAGCTTTGGGCAAAAATGTACTTCAGCCTATAGGTTGGGATGCTTTTGGTTTGCCCGCTGAAAATGCAGCGATTAAAAACGGCATTCCCCCGGCTGAGTGGACAAGAAAAAATATTGAATCAATGAAAAAACAATTTTTACGTCTGGGTAATGCCTATGATTGGCGACGTGAGATTTGTACGTG
It includes:
- the lnt gene encoding apolipoprotein N-acyltransferase; protein product: MKQTALANSFPLNPSIRLGYIKYFLVFIAGLLAPFGFAPFHIPGLTLISLAFFYSSLQNCSRKQALSLGFFYGIGYFGFGVSWVIVSIHDYGQLNYFLSGLVTLIFIMYLSLFPALVAYFYKLLEFQNRKLLSLTLFCVLWCLSEYCRANLFTGFPWLFVGTPLIDTPIKYITPVLGVYGLSLLCVLIATLLTLALAPNTPKRPHYLIAIVLILISPMLCKNVSWSQIKYEPISIGAVQANLSMRDKWDETLFWNLLKYYENAINKLLGKQLIILPESAIPLPASYLDKYLLNLNNKALKAKSALMLGILQPTNDRETNYYNSVITLGQAKGKKLKRQLVPFGEYIPKPLVTINRWLNLPEPNLLPGKRKQSLIRIENRPIASLICYEIAYPEILREQMPKAQWIVSISDNGWFGHSLAGYQQLQMAQILSLLTGRYQVVVNNDGLSSVIDANGDIIDSLPPFSSGLLQSSIFPAEGLTPWIIWQEYPSLIFCSIFLIFVLFIQLRRLFQ
- the amaB gene encoding L-piperidine-6-carboxylate dehydrogenase, yielding MDILKRLKIHAVNPGAFSGQGWQSGVHEHKLISYNPANGEKLAEIATCTSEDYEEIMTRAQHAAHEWRKVPAPKRGEIIRQIGQALREHKDALGSLVSLEMGKSKQEGDGEVQEMIDIADFAVGQSRMLYGNSMHSERPQHRMYEQWHPYGIVGVISAFNFPVAVWSWNAFLSAICGNVTVWKPSAKTPLCAVAVQHICNDVLRINGCPEIFSLVIPESHDVVETMVNDKRIPLISFTGSTAVGKEVAAKVASRLGKTILELGGNNAIILDESADLHLAIPAIVFGAVGTAGQRCTSTRRLFVHHTKYDYVVERLRFAYEQVTIGDPLDKKNLMGPLIDKHAVEQFNQAISRIKEAGGQIIFGGEQLHRPGFFVQPTLVCDVKNHWDIVQEETFAPILYVMPFQTIDEAIALQNHVPQGLSSAMFTQNLKNAEHFLSAWGSDCGIANINIGTSGAEIGGAFGGEKETGGGRESGSDSWKAYMRRQTNTINWGNELPLAQGIRFDLA
- a CDS encoding PHA/PHB synthase family protein, encoding MSKSKIKYSKPAEKAQKPLSTDLEANDYEGISFDRLFHATLSQFSTWLSPGTLIMSFADWLIYLFFAPAKRADLNKDALKKLGYLLLYIQQQSQGKCEPCIEVRQTDHRFQNELWSAFPFNIYTQSFLLTEGWWNDATSHLRGVSKHHGNVVNFVTRQFLDVFSPSNFPGMNPEVISTTMIEGGMNFINGWSNLIEDIIRHLNNKPPAGAEQYKVGQNVAVTSGKVVYRNHLIELIQYEPTTSTVYPEPILIVPAWIMKYYILDLSPNNSMVKFLVDKGHTVFMISWKNPTSEDKDLDLSDYAVYGVMDALKAINQIIPQEKVHTVGYCIGGTLLTMVAARMAAKGDDLLKTMTLFAAQTDFEEAGELQLFIDENQLTYIEDIMWEKGYLDGAQMAGAFSMLRSIDLVWSRIVYDYLLGKRQKMSDLMAWDYDTTRMPYKMHSQYLRYLFLNNDLVEGRLKIHNENINLADIKIPIFAVSTTKDHIAPWKSVYKIHYFTDSDITFVLANAGHNTGIVNVPGEPGRTYQMLTHKLEDKHLAPDVWVERAPHFQDSWWPAWEKWLAGYSGTKMKPPQMGNPEKEMRPICDAPGTYVLKK
- a CDS encoding saccharopine dehydrogenase family protein; amino-acid sequence: MYNVMITGAGKIGSLIACLLSDSGSYQVHLVDIDFNGSDVKRLLEAVPKIKTVALDVRDQQSTQAYMEKHDIVAVISSLPYFLNTYVAEAAKAAKAHYFDLTEDTAVTEAIKAIALDAETAFVPQCGLAPGFISIAANSLMQEFEESHHVKLRVGALPQNANNALQYSLTWSTDGVINEYGNPCYAIKYGRAVTLAPLEGLETIQIDGCEYEAFNTSGGLGSLAEIHAGKVQTMNYKTMRYPGHCSKMRLLMNDLRLNQDRPTLKRILENSIPKTYQDLVIVYVSVEGIKRGELTEKNYVKKIYPEEICGLEWSAIQISTASGVCAVVDLVMGQSNEYKGLILQEKFHLAAILENRFGRYYA